The Deltaproteobacteria bacterium genome contains a region encoding:
- the glmU gene encoding bifunctional UDP-N-acetylglucosamine diphosphorylase/glucosamine-1-phosphate N-acetyltransferase GlmU, translating into MPITKRKLVARLDTAEPLKLRHRVMQNKLAAIILAAGVGKRMRSRLPKVLHSCCGLPLISHAVRLALARKCNPIVVVISPQGEKVKETLIKLFPQTNLKFAVQSKPYGTGDATAVGLEALKNYTGNIFITYGDVPLLTSATVARLERAVKKASLALLTAELADPKGYGRVVRSGTLAQRIVEDKDANVSEQAICEINAGAYVVNAALLRKALKGLSPSNAQGELYLTDIIPIAAAAGGAVPVKIADFAEACGVNNRAELASAEAVLQQRLIALHQKNGVTFRNPQNTVIGFDVTLAADVEIGVGVQLYGKIKIGRGSRINGPTIIRDTFIAENVQIESFCHIENAHIAAGARIGPFARLRPGADVGADAHVGNFVEIKKASLGKGAKANHFTYLGDTTVGPKVNIGAGTITCNYDGKNKHPTSIGKGAFIGSNSTLVAPLEIGDGAYIAAGSTITQKVPADTLAFGRARQQNREGYANTLRKRIANQKGKK; encoded by the coding sequence ATGCCAATAACAAAACGCAAATTAGTAGCGCGTCTTGACACTGCCGAACCACTAAAGCTACGCCACAGAGTTATGCAAAACAAATTAGCCGCAATTATTTTAGCTGCGGGCGTCGGCAAACGAATGCGCTCACGTTTACCAAAAGTACTACATTCTTGCTGTGGCTTACCTCTCATAAGCCATGCGGTACGCCTTGCCTTAGCTCGCAAATGTAACCCAATTGTAGTAGTCATCAGCCCGCAAGGCGAAAAAGTTAAAGAAACGTTGATCAAGCTATTTCCGCAAACCAATTTAAAATTTGCCGTGCAAAGCAAGCCATACGGTACTGGTGATGCAACGGCAGTAGGTCTTGAAGCATTAAAAAATTATACTGGTAATATTTTTATTACCTATGGTGATGTTCCTTTATTAACCAGCGCCACTGTGGCACGCCTTGAGCGTGCTGTTAAAAAAGCATCATTGGCTTTGTTAACTGCTGAATTGGCTGATCCTAAAGGTTATGGGCGTGTAGTACGCTCAGGAACTTTAGCGCAACGTATCGTTGAAGACAAAGACGCTAATGTTAGCGAACAAGCTATTTGTGAAATTAATGCTGGCGCTTATGTTGTAAATGCAGCTTTACTACGCAAAGCACTTAAAGGCTTATCGCCTAGTAATGCCCAAGGCGAATTATATTTAACTGATATCATTCCAATAGCCGCTGCCGCAGGTGGGGCGGTGCCCGTAAAAATCGCGGACTTTGCTGAAGCATGCGGGGTAAATAATCGCGCTGAGTTGGCTAGTGCCGAAGCGGTATTGCAACAACGTCTTATCGCATTGCATCAAAAAAACGGAGTTACTTTTCGCAACCCCCAAAACACAGTTATCGGTTTTGATGTTACGCTTGCTGCTGATGTCGAAATTGGAGTTGGGGTTCAATTATATGGCAAAATAAAAATTGGTCGCGGTAGTCGCATCAATGGTCCAACTATCATACGTGATACGTTTATCGCCGAAAATGTCCAAATCGAAAGCTTTTGTCATATCGAAAATGCTCACATAGCTGCGGGCGCACGTATTGGTCCATTTGCACGTTTACGTCCTGGGGCTGATGTTGGTGCTGATGCCCATGTTGGTAACTTTGTCGAAATTAAAAAAGCCTCACTTGGTAAAGGTGCTAAAGCCAACCATTTTACTTATCTTGGTGATACGACTGTAGGACCAAAAGTGAATATCGGTGCTGGCACCATAACCTGCAATTACGATGGCAAAAATAAACATCCTACCTCTATTGGCAAAGGGGCGTTTATCGGTTCAAATTCTACTTTAGTAGCACCTTTAGAAATTGGCGATGGCGCTTACATTGCAGCGGGTTCTACCATAACCCAAAAAGTTCCTGCTGATACTTTGGCTTTTGGACGCGCGCGGCAACAAAACCGCGAGGGTTATGCTAATACCTTACGCAAACGTATTGCTAACCAAAAAGGAAAAAAATAA
- a CDS encoding acyl--CoA ligase — protein sequence MNTQPKRIECEIHYKSLLHLVSDYIDLYAVKSPKQIALIEYDTGAKITYRRLARITDAFAAKLLALGLKRGDVIATSLPFTKEHIFLEYACFKLGIIVAPLDLRLKAQEIIDAFEIIKPCAYFFLGETPKIDFRPIVQVVMQKATTVKHFIQFQKTAGGTLPGAVHVLDFARDIKRRYLMALFTGRLRKAKRNVTKRDPALIIFTTGSTGFPKAALLAHENILIQNIGLAETVKMKPSDRMLINLPPSHVGGQTEQLMTTLYTGATAVLLHVFDAEKSLKAIAEHRITLCGQIPTLFNMQWRLPNYEQFDLSSLRAALYGGETVSLSFLERLNAMTSKIATGLGLTETAGFCTYTPISWKPQDIAASIGFDTPLCPISIRKPMQKDGSAGEKLPAGEIGEICFNGPQIFLGYMNNEEATRATISTDGVCYTGDLGRYDERGLHYASRVRFVIKTKGYQVFPAEIESFIAGCFPSLISAVGCVGVPHEIYGEAIVAFIELASEQEINNAELSSRMLDIAAYKRPSHVVFLKTGEMPYNRVTKIDVLELKHRAEAEIKRLRKQGKWDQDANNKTQISSAS from the coding sequence ATGAATACTCAACCAAAACGCATTGAATGCGAAATCCACTATAAAAGCCTTTTGCATTTAGTAAGTGATTACATTGATTTATATGCAGTTAAGTCACCAAAACAAATAGCCCTTATTGAGTATGATACCGGCGCAAAAATTACCTATCGTCGTTTAGCCCGTATCACCGATGCCTTTGCCGCTAAATTGTTAGCTTTGGGATTAAAACGCGGTGATGTTATCGCCACTAGCTTACCTTTCACTAAAGAACACATTTTTCTGGAATACGCCTGTTTTAAACTAGGTATTATTGTCGCACCTTTAGATTTACGACTTAAAGCTCAAGAAATTATTGATGCCTTTGAGATTATTAAACCGTGTGCATATTTCTTTCTTGGTGAAACCCCAAAGATAGATTTTAGACCCATAGTGCAAGTGGTTATGCAAAAAGCCACGACGGTTAAACACTTTATTCAATTTCAAAAAACCGCTGGTGGCACTCTCCCAGGTGCTGTACATGTACTTGATTTTGCACGCGATATTAAACGCCGCTATCTTATGGCGCTCTTTACTGGGCGTTTGCGTAAAGCTAAGCGCAACGTCACTAAACGTGACCCGGCTTTAATAATTTTTACCACCGGCTCAACAGGTTTCCCCAAGGCAGCACTTTTGGCGCATGAAAATATTCTCATACAAAATATTGGCTTAGCTGAAACTGTAAAAATGAAACCTAGCGATCGCATGCTAATAAATCTGCCGCCTAGCCATGTGGGTGGCCAAACTGAACAGCTAATGACAACTCTTTATACTGGAGCCACTGCAGTATTATTACATGTCTTTGACGCTGAAAAATCTCTTAAGGCGATAGCTGAACACCGTATTACTTTATGCGGTCAAATACCCACACTTTTTAATATGCAGTGGCGACTACCCAATTATGAGCAATTTGATTTGTCATCGCTGCGCGCTGCCCTTTATGGTGGTGAGACGGTATCGCTATCTTTTCTTGAACGCCTTAATGCTATGACTAGTAAAATCGCTACTGGTTTAGGGCTGACGGAAACCGCGGGTTTTTGCACCTATACACCGATATCATGGAAACCCCAAGATATAGCAGCAAGCATTGGCTTTGACACCCCGCTTTGTCCGATTTCAATTCGTAAGCCCATGCAAAAAGATGGTAGTGCCGGAGAAAAATTACCTGCTGGAGAAATAGGTGAAATTTGTTTTAACGGTCCACAAATATTTTTAGGTTATATGAATAATGAAGAAGCAACACGGGCAACCATCTCGACTGACGGAGTTTGTTATACCGGTGACTTAGGCCGCTATGATGAGCGTGGCTTACATTATGCGAGCCGGGTAAGATTTGTTATAAAAACTAAAGGTTATCAAGTATTTCCTGCTGAAATTGAAAGTTTTATTGCTGGTTGTTTTCCCAGCCTTATTAGTGCCGTTGGATGCGTTGGTGTACCTCATGAAATTTATGGCGAAGCTATAGTTGCCTTTATTGAATTGGCTAGTGAGCAAGAAATTAATAATGCTGAGCTATCATCTCGCATGCTTGATATTGCCGCTTATAAACGACCTAGCCATGTTGTATTTTTAAAAACAGGAGAAATGCCGTACAATCGTGTAACTAAAATTGATGTGCTTGAGCTTAAACACCGTGCTGAAGCTGAAATTAAACGTTTGCGCAAACAAGGTAAATGGGATCAAGATGCCAATAACAAAACGCAAATTAGTAGCGCGTCTTGA
- a CDS encoding type II toxin-antitoxin system VapC family toxin, which produces MKLLLDTHVLLWWLFNDDKLSIAARALIADRANKILISSASGWEIATKYRLGKLPSASTLVQDIPGWVQRAGFTELPVTLTHAQRAGLWPQKHRDPFDRMLAAQCYIENISLISCDNDIHCFNINIIW; this is translated from the coding sequence TTGAAATTATTACTTGATACTCATGTTTTGTTATGGTGGCTTTTTAATGATGACAAATTATCTATCGCTGCAAGAGCACTAATAGCTGATCGCGCTAATAAAATTCTGATATCAAGTGCCAGTGGTTGGGAAATCGCAACCAAATATCGTTTAGGCAAATTACCTTCGGCCTCTACTTTAGTTCAGGATATTCCTGGTTGGGTGCAACGTGCTGGATTTACTGAGTTGCCGGTAACACTTACCCATGCACAGCGTGCTGGTTTATGGCCTCAAAAACATCGTGACCCCTTTGACCGCATGCTTGCTGCTCAGTGTTATATAGAAAATATTTCACTTATTAGCTGCGATAATGATATTCACTGTTTTAACATTAATATTATTTGGTAG
- the glmS gene encoding glutamine--fructose-6-phosphate transaminase (isomerizing), whose product MCGIVGYVGSPNAAEYVLEGLRRLEYRGYDSAGIATVHQGNILLQRKKGKLAELTQKLAREPLAGNIAIGHTRWATHGKPSDENAHPHRVDDILVVHNGIIENFHELREELTRLGRTFTSETDTEIMAHLIHLAKGDLEARVRCALAQVKGAYAIAVIAANEPDTIVVAKNASPLVIGVIPDAGMIASDIPALLAHTREVIVLGEDELAVVRPGSVRLSIIDGRTIERQPRIIDWSPVMAERGGHKHFMHKEIHEQPRAIINTLRGRLSASSSDVVLDQELIDIFINTERITLTACGTSWHACLVGRLAFEDLARLGCEVELASELRYRTPLWGPKTLLLAVSQSGETADTLAAIKAARAHGSKVLSVVNVIDSSIARESDYVFYTNAGPEIGVASTKAFLTQVAALLILAIGMGRQRGLSSKRASELLEGLREIPLQIEKALQKENDVIAAARSMTTARSVLFLGRGYGYPVALEGALKLKEISYIHAEGYAAGEMKHGPIALIEPGMPIIVVANTGPLYEKVLSNIQEARAREGYIVAVANDGDTNIKNFADSVLYVPKNDPLLAPLLATIPLQLLAYHVADLLGTDIDQPRNLAKSVTVE is encoded by the coding sequence ATGTGTGGCATTGTTGGTTACGTTGGTTCACCTAATGCGGCTGAATATGTACTTGAGGGTCTACGTCGGCTTGAATATCGTGGTTATGATTCTGCTGGTATTGCTACCGTACACCAAGGCAATATTTTATTGCAGCGCAAAAAAGGGAAATTAGCTGAACTTACACAAAAGCTGGCCCGTGAACCATTAGCCGGTAATATAGCTATCGGACATACGCGTTGGGCAACCCATGGTAAACCTTCAGATGAAAATGCCCATCCCCATCGTGTTGATGATATTTTAGTCGTACATAATGGCATCATTGAAAATTTTCATGAGCTTCGTGAAGAATTAACGCGCCTTGGTCGCACCTTTACTAGTGAAACTGACACTGAGATTATGGCGCATTTAATTCATTTAGCTAAAGGTGATCTTGAAGCGCGAGTTCGCTGCGCTTTAGCGCAAGTAAAAGGTGCTTATGCGATTGCAGTAATTGCTGCTAATGAACCTGATACTATAGTTGTAGCAAAAAATGCTTCACCATTAGTGATCGGAGTCATCCCCGATGCTGGCATGATTGCTTCTGATATTCCGGCATTGTTAGCGCACACCCGTGAAGTTATAGTGTTAGGCGAAGATGAATTAGCGGTCGTACGTCCAGGTAGTGTGCGTTTATCAATTATTGACGGTCGTACTATTGAACGCCAACCACGTATAATCGATTGGTCACCGGTAATGGCCGAGCGTGGTGGCCATAAGCATTTTATGCATAAAGAAATTCATGAACAACCGCGCGCTATCATCAACACCTTGCGCGGTAGATTAAGTGCCAGCTCCAGCGATGTCGTACTTGATCAAGAATTGATAGATATTTTTATCAACACTGAGCGCATTACTCTAACTGCTTGCGGCACTAGCTGGCATGCTTGTCTGGTGGGTCGCTTGGCATTTGAAGATTTAGCTCGTCTTGGTTGTGAAGTTGAACTTGCTAGTGAGTTACGCTATCGCACTCCTTTATGGGGTCCAAAAACTCTTTTACTTGCAGTTTCGCAATCAGGTGAAACAGCGGATACGCTAGCTGCCATTAAAGCAGCCCGCGCCCACGGCTCAAAAGTATTATCTGTTGTAAATGTTATTGATAGCTCTATTGCCCGCGAATCTGATTATGTCTTTTATACTAATGCTGGTCCTGAGATCGGTGTGGCTTCAACCAAGGCCTTTTTAACTCAAGTAGCAGCGCTGCTAATTTTAGCAATTGGTATGGGCCGTCAAAGAGGTTTATCTTCAAAACGAGCTAGTGAGTTATTAGAAGGTTTGCGCGAAATTCCATTACAAATCGAAAAAGCTCTGCAAAAAGAAAACGATGTTATTGCTGCTGCCCGTAGCATGACTACCGCACGTTCGGTGCTATTTTTAGGGAGAGGCTATGGATATCCTGTTGCTCTTGAAGGTGCACTCAAACTAAAAGAAATTTCTTATATCCATGCTGAGGGTTATGCCGCTGGTGAAATGAAACATGGCCCGATTGCGCTAATAGAACCGGGAATGCCGATAATTGTGGTCGCCAACACCGGCCCCTTATACGAAAAAGTTCTCAGCAACATTCAAGAAGCACGAGCCCGCGAAGGTTATATTGTAGCGGTAGCAAATGACGGTGATACAAATATCAAAAACTTTGCCGACAGCGTTCTTTATGTACCCAAAAATGACCCGCTTTTAGCTCCTTTATTAGCAACTATTCCACTGCAGCTTTTGGCTTATCATGTGGCTGATTTGCTTGGTACCGATATTGATCAACCACGTAATCTCGCCAAAAGTGTCACGGTTGAATAA
- a CDS encoding OmpA family protein, which yields MKNRHLVLVKSQPPNLHVLAQISNRYFIVEFFALLTTCGLRLGCMIMVAGFAKILIASLFVTTTGDVSRLRPPPAPIELIGMQIAAPLLPSQYAAGITFSYVRNPVVWHYPDGSYDPVVSAQLMTDIGMAVGLVPRFDIGAVVPVALVQQGTSTSLSGLPSERLSRAGAGLGDIRVVPRLAVIDIDDVGVGLSLAAEVTLPTGDSQRFRGEGTLTATPRLILSVPVASIGEQEILLSASTGMHFRKATENGKVELGNEIELHSGLSVPLPSEIPLTALAEISALAAAKKPLSSQGLFGAEVIGGIRAYLEPILVTVGAAAGLSDGVGTPDYRIIATLSYCSPAEPEPIGPTEGGGDEYIERCPEIEPGVETFIGLNGCPEPVKPIKAPEAKDLCAEENCPNEDEALTKYIPKVKIDIKSTILFETARSTIKDKSKPILDEVAMQMLAHPEVKKMRIEGHTDSVGPAEDNLYLSQDRADSVRRYLIARGIEKERLFAIGFGETRPIASNSTARGRAKNRRVEFVIVE from the coding sequence ATGAAAAACCGTCACTTGGTGTTAGTTAAAAGTCAACCACCAAACTTGCACGTACTTGCGCAAATTAGCAACCGGTATTTTATTGTTGAATTCTTTGCTTTGTTAACCACGTGTGGTTTAAGACTAGGTTGTATGATCATGGTAGCTGGGTTTGCAAAAATTCTAATAGCATCACTTTTTGTGACCACTACCGGTGATGTGTCACGTCTGCGTCCACCTCCCGCACCAATCGAGCTAATTGGCATGCAGATAGCTGCACCATTGCTACCATCGCAATATGCTGCTGGTATTACCTTCTCCTATGTACGCAACCCTGTAGTTTGGCACTATCCTGACGGATCATACGATCCAGTAGTTTCAGCGCAATTAATGACTGATATTGGTATGGCTGTTGGTTTGGTACCACGTTTTGACATTGGCGCAGTGGTACCAGTAGCATTGGTTCAACAAGGCACCTCAACTAGTTTATCAGGTTTACCCAGCGAGCGTTTATCTAGAGCTGGCGCTGGATTAGGTGATATACGAGTGGTGCCACGCTTAGCTGTTATTGATATAGACGACGTGGGTGTGGGTTTATCCTTGGCTGCAGAAGTAACTTTGCCAACCGGTGATAGCCAGCGTTTTCGTGGTGAGGGCACCTTAACGGCCACCCCACGATTGATTTTATCTGTACCAGTTGCCTCAATAGGTGAGCAAGAAATTCTGCTTAGTGCTAGTACTGGTATGCATTTTCGCAAAGCTACTGAAAATGGCAAAGTTGAGTTAGGTAATGAAATCGAGCTGCATTCTGGTTTAAGTGTGCCACTGCCAAGTGAAATACCATTAACCGCACTAGCTGAAATAAGTGCGCTTGCTGCGGCGAAAAAGCCATTATCGAGTCAAGGTCTTTTTGGTGCTGAAGTTATAGGCGGCATCAGAGCGTATTTAGAGCCCATTTTGGTGACTGTTGGTGCTGCGGCAGGATTATCAGACGGTGTTGGTACTCCTGATTATCGCATTATTGCAACCTTGAGTTATTGCTCACCCGCTGAACCAGAACCAATAGGGCCGACTGAAGGCGGTGGTGATGAATATATTGAACGGTGCCCCGAAATTGAGCCTGGAGTTGAAACATTTATTGGCCTAAATGGCTGTCCTGAGCCAGTTAAGCCAATCAAAGCGCCTGAAGCTAAAGATTTGTGTGCCGAAGAAAATTGCCCCAATGAAGATGAGGCGCTAACTAAATATATTCCTAAAGTTAAAATTGACATTAAATCTACCATTCTTTTTGAGACGGCTCGTTCAACAATTAAGGATAAATCTAAGCCAATACTCGATGAAGTGGCGATGCAAATGCTGGCGCATCCCGAGGTTAAGAAAATGCGTATAGAGGGGCACACTGACAGTGTCGGCCCAGCAGAAGATAACCTATATTTAAGCCAAGATCGTGCAGATAGTGTACGACGATATCTAATTGCTCGTGGGATCGAAAAAGAGCGTCTATTTGCAATAGGTTTTGGTGAAACCCGCCCAATAGCTTCAAATTCTACCGCCCGAGGGCGAGCGAAAAACCGTCGTGTTGAGTTTGTTATTGTCGAATAA
- a CDS encoding 16S rRNA (uracil(1498)-N(3))-methyltransferase codes for MSGSCRYRLWLDDIKPGIVEVSGEQAHYLRNVLRLSCSDKIRLLSGKGYEAIATILKITNDCVELEVGDVNQAMQSSLELTVALPTPKGERADWLIEKLTELDVARIIWMRTSRSVVLTKPGGQREQRWQRLAQAAAKQCGRAQVPEIIGTMTQEEILQIPVAQRYIAIKGGQSLIRQLKSAIPVATATLLIGPEGGFTDTEMAFAYKCGCLGVSLGLHTLRMETAAIVGAAMILCEQSATINTCEQGGE; via the coding sequence ATGTCTGGTAGTTGCCGTTACCGGTTATGGTTAGATGACATTAAACCGGGCATTGTCGAAGTTAGTGGCGAGCAGGCTCATTATTTGCGTAATGTGCTACGTTTATCTTGCAGCGATAAAATTCGCCTGCTTAGCGGAAAAGGCTATGAGGCCATAGCCACAATTTTAAAAATTACCAATGATTGTGTAGAACTTGAAGTAGGCGATGTTAATCAAGCTATGCAATCATCTTTAGAGTTGACGGTAGCTTTGCCTACCCCTAAAGGCGAAAGAGCTGATTGGCTTATTGAAAAACTAACAGAGTTAGATGTTGCGCGTATCATTTGGATGCGTACGAGTAGGTCGGTTGTTTTAACTAAACCGGGTGGGCAACGCGAGCAACGTTGGCAGCGGCTGGCTCAGGCTGCAGCTAAGCAATGTGGCAGAGCGCAAGTGCCAGAGATCATAGGCACGATGACGCAGGAAGAAATTTTGCAAATTCCGGTCGCACAGCGTTACATCGCAATTAAAGGAGGCCAATCGTTAATAAGGCAGCTTAAAAGTGCAATCCCAGTTGCTACAGCTACTTTATTGATTGGGCCTGAAGGTGGATTTACCGATACAGAAATGGCATTTGCCTATAAGTGTGGATGTTTAGGTGTAAGCTTAGGTTTGCATACCTTGCGTATGGAAACAGCAGCAATTGTTGGTGCAGCCATGATTTTATGCGAGCAAAGTGCTACCATAAACACATGCGAGCAAGGCGGAGAGTAG
- a CDS encoding DUF362 domain-containing protein, which produces MHNEHDQKTSPRVYTRREVISRVVTTSALMVSTTGLGAFLASRHSPAGTKYEEIRDHRTSSSPGSIDMAIARGPDPGANVRAVINALGGMGRFINKGERVLIKPNAGWNRLPEQAANTNPEVIAEIIRFVTKAGASEVWVADVSVNKPERCFARSGLQKATQDNGARLILPDSGGFRLVGLKGQLLREAEVFWPFIKADRIINVPIVKHHGLTGASMAMKNWYGVLGGHRVRLHQRIDQAITDLAIMMKPTLTVLDGTRVMMHNGPSGGSLDDVKRCDTIAAGIDEVALDAFGATLLERSPDELSFIAVGEKAGLGRSDYKSLKLVETSG; this is translated from the coding sequence ATGCACAACGAACACGACCAAAAAACCTCACCACGTGTTTATACACGACGTGAAGTTATTAGCCGCGTCGTTACTACCTCTGCTTTGATGGTTTCGACTACTGGTCTTGGGGCTTTTTTAGCTTCACGGCATTCTCCTGCTGGTACTAAGTATGAAGAAATACGTGATCATCGCACTAGCTCATCACCTGGCAGTATTGATATGGCAATTGCACGCGGCCCCGATCCTGGCGCCAATGTACGCGCGGTAATTAATGCATTAGGCGGTATGGGTCGTTTCATTAATAAAGGTGAACGGGTTTTAATAAAACCAAATGCTGGTTGGAACCGCCTACCAGAGCAAGCCGCAAATACTAATCCCGAAGTTATTGCTGAAATCATTCGCTTCGTTACTAAAGCTGGTGCCAGTGAAGTATGGGTTGCTGACGTATCGGTTAATAAACCCGAACGTTGCTTTGCACGTTCGGGCCTTCAAAAAGCTACTCAAGATAATGGGGCGCGTTTAATTTTACCTGATAGCGGTGGTTTTCGCTTGGTGGGTTTAAAAGGTCAACTTTTGCGCGAAGCTGAAGTTTTTTGGCCTTTTATTAAGGCTGACCGCATTATCAATGTTCCTATTGTTAAGCATCATGGACTTACCGGCGCAAGTATGGCGATGAAAAATTGGTACGGGGTCTTAGGTGGGCATCGCGTTCGTTTACATCAACGTATTGATCAAGCCATAACTGATCTGGCCATCATGATGAAACCCACTTTGACTGTGCTCGATGGCACGCGCGTGATGATGCATAACGGACCATCAGGCGGTAGTCTCGATGATGTAAAACGCTGCGATACCATCGCCGCTGGCATTGACGAAGTTGCGCTTGATGCCTTTGGCGCCACTTTACTTGAACGCTCGCCAGATGAATTAAGCTTTATCGCTGTTGGTGAAAAAGCTGGTCTTGGTCGTAGTGACTATAAAAGCCTTAAACTAGTTGAGACGTCAGGCTAA
- a CDS encoding RDD family protein has translation MNFSISAYCGRCERPLPRSNNLVNKNQNTATHGKATITSPNLGALPPVHKIVGLPPSPVKEATPPPTSSVAAPIPVLTPALVINSPSKENIAAPEKIAAIPAAVKLTPSPAVKVTMPAKPHASPVVEIPAPLPPLSLEASPPTVQPIALDSKAVKKPKLQPNFSDVWPEQDQTIALKIPSFLRAGLAKAIDLSLVVAVAVITLIIQVLLWDVSFVSTGNTWLDRIAEWLNFNDEILINAIITAALFAAIYSAINALGSGQTLGRRVTDTVLVRQNGKPFSIWLAIIRSLIGFISVVLGGIGWFWSIVDPWHRSWPDKFMGSVVVCRHHSKTR, from the coding sequence ATGAATTTTTCTATTTCAGCTTATTGTGGCCGCTGTGAAAGACCGCTGCCTCGTTCTAATAATTTAGTTAATAAAAATCAAAATACAGCTACGCATGGCAAAGCAACTATTACATCACCTAATCTAGGGGCACTACCACCTGTACATAAAATTGTGGGTTTGCCACCTTCGCCAGTAAAAGAAGCAACGCCACCACCAACTTCATCAGTAGCAGCACCAATACCCGTATTAACACCAGCACTAGTAATTAACTCACCGAGTAAAGAAAATATTGCAGCCCCTGAAAAAATCGCTGCCATACCAGCAGCAGTGAAGCTCACACCGTCACCAGCGGTGAAAGTTACAATGCCAGCTAAACCACATGCATCACCAGTTGTAGAAATCCCAGCGCCATTGCCGCCTTTATCACTTGAAGCATCACCACCTACAGTGCAGCCTATTGCTCTTGATAGCAAAGCAGTTAAAAAGCCAAAGTTGCAACCAAACTTTAGCGATGTTTGGCCCGAGCAAGATCAAACGATTGCCCTAAAAATACCCTCTTTTTTAAGAGCAGGTTTAGCAAAAGCAATTGATTTAAGTTTAGTTGTTGCGGTTGCAGTAATCACCCTTATCATTCAAGTTTTGTTATGGGACGTTAGTTTTGTTTCAACTGGTAATACTTGGCTTGATCGTATAGCCGAGTGGCTAAATTTTAATGATGAAATTTTAATCAACGCCATTATTACCGCAGCTTTATTTGCCGCAATTTATAGTGCGATTAATGCGCTTGGTAGCGGTCAAACGCTTGGCCGTAGAGTTACCGATACTGTTTTGGTACGCCAAAATGGCAAACCCTTTTCTATTTGGCTGGCTATTATTCGCTCGTTGATTGGTTTTATCAGTGTCGTTCTTGGTGGCATCGGTTGGTTTTGGTCGATTGTTGATCCCTGGCATCGCAGTTGGCCTGATAAATTTATGGGTAGCGTTGTAGTGTGTCGCCATCATAGTAAAACTCGGTAA
- a CDS encoding type II toxin-antitoxin system prevent-host-death family antitoxin, which produces MVVNVHEAKTQLSKLLEHAHAGEEIIIAKNGKPYARLCPLNTLEPRVPGLLHGKLDDSFFDELPADELQAWEGK; this is translated from the coding sequence ATGGTTGTCAACGTTCACGAAGCCAAAACTCAGCTTTCAAAATTGCTTGAGCATGCTCATGCAGGTGAAGAAATCATTATTGCTAAAAACGGTAAGCCTTATGCTCGATTATGCCCGCTTAACACCCTAGAGCCTCGTGTTCCTGGGCTACTACACGGCAAATTAGATGACTCATTTTTTGATGAATTACCGGCAGATGAACTACAAGCCTGGGAGGGCAAATAA